A stretch of the Chloroflexota bacterium genome encodes the following:
- a CDS encoding response regulator translates to MNTNIFEILLVEDDSGDAELLYELLEQVPNMQFDVTHVTRLAEASEQTELEPYDVILLDLALPDSQGMDTIRTMVNAAPTIPIVVLTGNNDEETGLAALRNGAQDYLVKGQVDSGAVTRAMRFAIQRHNEPSS, encoded by the coding sequence ATGAACACGAATATCTTCGAAATCCTCCTCGTGGAAGACGATAGCGGCGACGCTGAACTGCTCTACGAACTGCTTGAGCAGGTGCCGAATATGCAGTTCGATGTTACGCACGTGACGCGACTCGCTGAGGCTAGCGAGCAGACGGAACTAGAGCCGTATGACGTCATCCTGCTCGACCTGGCGCTGCCGGATAGCCAGGGTATGGATACCATTCGCACGATGGTGAATGCCGCTCCCACTATTCCCATCGTCGTGTTGACAGGCAATAACGACGAAGAGACCGGCCTCGCAGCATTAAGGAATGGCGCGCAGGACTACCTCGTAAAGGGCCAGGTGGACAGTGGCGCGGTCACGCGAGCTATGCGATTCGCAATTCAGCGGCACAATGAGC